A region of the Ischnura elegans chromosome 11, ioIscEleg1.1, whole genome shotgun sequence genome:
CATTGTATCCAAAAACAATCTTATACCTTAAGCTTTGGATTTGTAAACAAAAATGCATGACCAACACACCTGATCTTACTCCCTGGAACTGGATCCCATCCCACGCGTACGAAAACACTAAAGTTTTTTACTCGATAATCAGCAATGTTTTCGAAATGAGCCGCGACGACAGCGCCGCTCCTCCACCACACCCGCGGAGGTGCAGTGAACCGCCGCATATTGTAGAAAAGATCTCACCACGCAGGTCTCTCTCTCGCCCTTTAAAACGTCTGGCCGACGAATCCTTGGGTCAACGCACGCTCCCCGACCGAGGCGAGACGGGAGCGCCAACTCGTCTATCGGATACGAACATCACCTCGTGCCATACGCCACCCCATATCACAGGGATAGATAATCTATTGCAGATGCTATTTATTAAACACGAAAGAAACAGGTATATGTGGCCCTGCCGCCTTATATTTAATTTGGTGGGGACTAAAAGTAAATGACTCAAAAACTAAGTAAATGCATTTTACGAGAACTCAAAACAATACGCTCCATACAAATACGAAGACATAAGTTCGATAGAGTAGACCTCTTTAAATACTTGGGAGAAATTATTTCGCATGATACCCGAGAAGAAACTGAGAtacaaaatggaatgaaattagcAAACGGGTACCTACACCCAAACATAGGCGGTTcccataatataaaaataagaaagcaCAAAACAATAATCTACCCAGTATTGATCTGTGTCAGAGATGTGAATGTTAAACAAGAAAGGGGAGAAAACATTGATAATATTCGAAAATAAGGTTTTACGCAAGATATATGGGCCCGCTCATGAACTTGGGaggtggaaaagaaaattcaataaggAAATCGGATAACTCTACAAGAGAAATGATATAATTGGTGAAATTAGGGGAAGAAGAATAAAATGGTTTGGCCACATAttgagaaaagaagacggaagTAATATGAAAGAAGatctaaaaacaaaaacagaTGGACGAAGACCGAGAGGAAGACCAAGTAAGAGATGGTGGTATCAACTAAAATTTGATTTGGCGAAGGTTGGAGCTTCAGAACAGGAAGCAACGGACATAAAGAGATTAACGGAAATTGTTGGTACAGCTACATGTCAAAAAGGGCATAAGTGGCCCTAGGAGTGAGAGTGAGCATacgtaaaaaaaaacgttaacgTAGAGAGTAATGCTTATTAAAATGAACGTTCAGTACTCGATGCAATACCGACGGCACTGATATTGCCTCTCAAACTAGCTTAATAATTTCTCGTGGTCACAATCTCGATTTAATAATATTATCACTCGCTGCCCAGGAAATATTCAGATTGATTGCCGAGAAAAATGTCAgagttcccactcaaactaaattataactttcacggttttttccaggttttcacggtctatgACTACGGAATTAtgggcagaaatattgatcacgaaacaatcaccggccgcacgctaactaaaaatgtaataaacgcgacagacgccgcgaatgcaaacgcagcaatgaaggTGCTCTCTCTCATGACGTCGCCTATCTTTAGTCAAATTCAGGtctggctaaaggttgtgagtgtaatggagggagcagggaagtgaagaagtgtccgatttttcgccagggtaaatgaaaaagaatccggttaccggtcttccaatcacaggcttaaggtcaatgtgtcgtcatagcATACGGactaataatagggtggtttcctattatttttttattgcctaaatcgaaaaattaatacacctggagtacgtatttcacgcatttagatttttaaatgacgatatctatttttcgtgattaaatgaaaagtgaaaattttcaagcgcacgaaaacgcgacgcgtaagtatgaatgccgggaaatctctccgtgagacttatttctggttcccgctgcccccctgtgaggtgaccttgaggtgaggtttagcgctgatacgacgcaggctactggcgggtagctgagtaccctgctggctggtagcgttTGTCttacataaggattgttaataccttatcaaatgaaggtaactttccgaccttagccagttttaataagtgattattaagacatgtttccctgagctctacgcctcatgcatgcattggtaacctcagacgatgtataactcctatcttctcctatagaaactaggtccctgtgacgtcacgtggagtggcatcgcatgggcgccaatctggcccttttcaaatgaggataaaaatggaccattgccattcgtctaaaccgctatttctaaaacgaaataatttgtacattttgaatacactaatggtgggtaacgaatcgcaatcaatgcttttcgttttctttgatgaaggaaactaccctattgcgcttcaaatacacgtgtgcagataaatgcgcgGACAGCGCccgcacgtgactcggccttgaaacattatcgaaatatcgatttttcctttgatctgtcaatcgtaattctacaatcaagtttgtgGGTTTTTTAAAGGGTTTTAccacgaaattcacggctatttccaggttatTTTCACGGTTTTTAGGTTTTCGcggttgagtgggagccctgaATGTAATTATTAAgccaaaaatatgattttaacaCGGTCGTAACTGCGAAGCGTAGGAGAAAATCAATTGCAGACACAAAATACTTCTTATATCCAACCatccaacattttaaaaaaccacTGCTACACAAATTCTAAAACATGGCACACCATGGTGGTGCTGCCCCCCCcagccccctagaagcaaaattcgcaaaagtcattaagcaaaatcagtactgaattgaaacgaaagtattcaacaaattttctttaaacccacgaaaaatgatatgtattagtataatatatgtaactaaaataaaactattttttcaaggaaataatctcacaaATCCCATGGCTGATCTGATCATATCAAGCAATTTCTTTAGCAACAAATGCATAGTACAATAAGGAATTTTAAAGGTGTATCACTTGGCATGTCTTTTCACGTTGTGAATAGCAGTCAATTTTTCTCGTGTCAAAaactattttatcataaaatttgagTCCGATCGGACCAAAACTGAAACATTTACGAAGGAAAGTCACACACCTTAAAATATAAGGAGAGTACGTATAGCCTCGTTATTCGCCATGATATGTGAATCGCTTTAAATTATGTACTTCCAAAACCAGATGCACACGTAGGGATGCCCATCTCCTCCGAATACTGGTGGTTTCCCCCGAAACTACGATGTCATATGACTAAGTTTGATGGAAAATGTAAAGTATAACAGATAACCTGCGCCACGTGGGAAATGCAGGAAATTTCTCATGAGTGTCAAGTAGATACGAACAACAGAAAGAGCGACTACTGTGGTGATCGTCTCGAAAGAAGAAACTGCCAGCACACATGGTGTTAATCCTTGGGACCCAGCTGGACCTAAACCCATCTCTGTTGGCTCGtctacaggggcggatccaggatttctttctgggaggggcacaagcaaggccgtatccaggattttgttcaggggggggcacaaggataccttgttatacaaaacgaacgaaattataatgggaccgtattaaaaatctatcatatttttaagggtctggggggggcacgtgcccccgtgccccccccctggatccgcctatgctcgtCTATACTAGTTTATAACAGTAAATTAATTCACAATTATTTCACCTCGCCTTTTGGCACTTGCAGACAGCATCGAATTCTATGACCAggattgaaagaagaaataagtaggaTATCAATTTTCAGTACATGGCCCCAATACAACAAACATCCAGTCgattgaaaatttctaaaataaatgtttcaaatattaGTCTGTAATTAACCACGTTATTTCTTGATATAGGTCGCCATAAAAATGCATATGCAATCTTTAATCTTACTTTTAAACGAGGCCCGGGAACAGATTACAATGGCTATTACATATTTCTTACACAAAGAATTGGAAACGCAGGAAATAATTTTAGAGGAAGCGTATCATCTTTCTACAAAGCCTTCAACACTATGTAGCAAAGCGCAGTACAGCTTTAAGATATGGGCCTCTCCGGCGGGAGTCAAATTCAAGGGCAATTACTAAGGGCAACAGCGCGGATtcgataaattaaataattcattctaCCATGATCGGTATCCTCACTGGCCTCACGGCACGCTATTGGGAAATCTTATTCACCTACTCTTAGTTTAGGACGGAGAGGAAATTTGATCTGATACCCACTGCTCAGTCATTATGCTGAATGCAGTTCATTTTTAAGTGTGGACGGGGACGAACTGCTTCTCGACTTCTAAGTCACGAAAAGTCAAAGAGGAACGAATAGCACGAAAATAATACGTACGCGCTCGTGGAGCGGTTTTTTCATACTTGTACTGTAAAATAAACATGACAAAACCAAAAAAGCTGTTAAACCTATCATTTCGCGGCACTTGATATTGAGATTAAAAAGCGCCACGCAAATGAGTCTCGGTACagatatatttagaaaaaaacaaatagttGCGGTATCTGCAGATGGATCCTCCTCGGAGGCTTCTTCGGCCGTCAATAGAAACTACCCTCCGTTCGATACTTAAGTATTCCCCAACAAAAACTCACAATTAAATCGTAGAAATGGTGCCAACATAATACATACCGAATTATCTTGTGTCCCGGCACTTACTTAACTTCATCAGGGTACACCGGTGAAGCTGCTTGCAGCCGAACCCCATGGTCGATTTCAATGACAAGGTCGTCCAGTATACACCAATCCGGGGGTAACTCCAAATTCAGGGTACCTGAAGCCTATGCTAATTTAGGAAGCTGTTAACTACGAAATACTTTAAGTATATTTCTCCTATGCCAACCAACATTGTACAGCCTTAGCAAAGTAAACTTCTAAAAAACTGCGTATATTAGATATTTCGTCCGAATCAGGGTGAAAGCGGTTGACCTTAGGATCCCCTCAGTCCTGAGAAAAAAAGGCCACTCCCAAGGGTCGCAATGAGATTTGCTTACCTTAGCTGGCCAACCGCAGCTACAGCCAAATCCTCGCACGAAATACAATAGGCTCTGGCACTCCTCCTCTGTAACACCTCATGGCCTTAATCGAAGATTTCTATTTTCCAATGtcgcatttaaataaaataaaaagaataactaAATCCAACCGACCTTTTCTAATTAGCATCAACCAACCGCATCCATCAATTCCATCTTTTTCGTATCGACACCAACCAAATAATTTACAAGCTCATTACTCGCCAAGGTCCTTTATGCACCTAACCTACGGCATCAAACTTGTCTAAACCACAATTCACCCAGTGACGCTGAAGTACACACAATTAGGGCAGAAAGGGAGAAACGAAGGGGTTATATATAGGTCTACGCAATAAAAGTTACTCGGAGTAGGTACCCCTACATTCTTCATATACGAAACTAGAAAAGAATGACAACATATTATGAACTAATACCCTAGCTTATAAAACATGGGACGCGTGCGAATGATATAAATACATATTAGTTCAAATTCACTTGGACACCTTGATGATCGAGATTCAAAATATTCTTCAACATTTGCATTCAAAGGGATTGACCTTTGCTGCAAATTAAATCTAGTTAACGACCGGCAGAAGAGAACACTAGGAACGCATATGGACGAGAATACTGGACGAAGGTCAATCTAGGCAAACATTGTGGGAAGTAGTTACGGCAGGCTATGGTTTAACCTTGAAGGGATCGGCGCTGTGATGCACCTTCCATGCCGCGTACGACTCGTAAGATATCGACAGCGATTGACAGGAATTAAGAAAGTACATAAGCGACAAGGAAAGCCAATAAATTAACGTGCGGTGATAGCAAATTGTCCTTCAAAACGAGGATGTGGACCTGTAATGAGACACTTCAAATGCAAGACCTACTGCTGACCTTTCCAACATGAGGCTTCAAACtataattcattcaatgtatccgTTTACCCAATATATGGAGCAAGACAACACATCGATCCCCTTATTTCTAAACAACACTTACAATAAAGCAATTCACGATTGCAAACAAGGTGCTATCTCAGATTCACAAACAATCCTGCAGGAAAAGCCTACGCAAGGCACCTTTTCATGCTATGTTTATCCACTTCAACTAGGAAATTCGGCAGGCACTGCACCAAATGACACAAACAACTTATTTCTTGAGTTTTTTATTGGGGGCCCTGAAGGGGGACAGTACATTCTTTCAATAATCATGCAAAATCAAGGAATTCAGCAGTCACTAAAAATCAGTACAGTAGTACAAAAAACGTATAAACCCAGCAAACTGATCTCAAAAAGTTGATTTGTAGAAGTTGTACAATTGGCACACGAAAACTCTTCTTCAGCCCAGCATACGTCGACAACAATTAGGGCTGTTTTCCTTTATACATACATAACCGACTTAAAAACGTCATTTCAACCTACGCCAGCCCATCAACTATattgcttttataaaaaaaattcgccAGACACGTCCACATTCATAGTCACCTATCAACCATCACAAATACTTCAAAAATGTATCCAAATGCCGCCTCATAAATACACTTGATGTTATATCCCTTCTCTGAGGTCTTTCTCATGGTAATACCTATGAAAAGGCATGGCTGTTTCTACCCTCATCTCCCAGTGAATACTAGTTAGCCATGTACGAAGACTAAATCAGCTGATAAGTTGAGCCCCTAAGGGAAAAGAGGAAATCAAATGCAGAGTAAATGAAGGGCTGAGGCTTGGGTTTGTTAAATATACCATCaatcaaagtaaaataaatgccTCACTACATCAAAAAAATGTGCACTGGTAGGGCGAAATTTAGACGCATTACGCAATCACCATTTCAGGGACACTTTGACGGCGACAGCAAAAATCTTCCATACGCAATCGAACAAACATTACCCTCCaaacatatattatatatatgatATATTAGGAACGCACACACAAACCACAGATATATGTTTTATTAATCTTCATCTATTACtttcccaattaaaaaaaaaatatcaaagagatCAAATCTAAAGgaaagttaaaaatttagaaaCTGCCTCTCGATAGTTTAATGTTCCCCCAAAATCACGCACTAGAGCCTGGTTAATGGAATTAAGGCCGTGCGGATGCTAAAACCCaaaaaatttacaccacaaacttcatacaaaaaattttactactttttttttgttttaaatttcgtGGTTTGCaagcaaattttgttttcatctttttcttGATATATTATATAAGGCTCACGCAAATGAGTCACGATTTATCATAATTAAACAGAAATTTGCCAGATTCCACCAGCATTTAACATAGCACTTCCTTTTCATTTAATGAGCATTGTTGGAAATAtctccataataataattataataataatatattcttaaatggCATTACTTTTTTTCACTCTGTATTTAAAGGATTCCTGCAAAATCTTtacatttacatataaaaaaattacaccatTCATCACAGTGCATGCTAAAGAAAAAGGGACAATGGGCACAAAGGAGCGTACAGGAGCCTTTTCTTGCGAGATGTCATGGGGGGTTGgggggagagagaaggagagggagagagaaatgcAGATAAAGGAGCAATGGCAGCAAAAGCATCTTGGATTGTAGGAACACAAGCATCAATTCCCCTTTACATCCAAAAACCAACCACCCCATCAAAAAAACTCCCAATTAACTATACATCACAACAATTCAAGTAAACAGGATTAAATTAGCAATATGGATCCATCACATTCCTACAACCCGAGGAAAAGAACGTTTACCACTGCCACATTTTTCCAGAGAATCAATGGGAAtaccgtcattaaaaaaaatatacaaatgaccCCAGGAAGAGCACACAGAGGAAATGCATTGGATCGAGGTGGTGTTGGGAGGGTCATAAAAGGTAGCCAGATCTTAAACAAGTGGGTGGTCAACATGACAAAATCAAgtcaaccaacagagacaaatgCACGGCTGCCCCAGTGAAAATAACCTTACCCCATTGCAGGGTAAAAGGAAGTgttcttattttcatttgatgtTAACCTTGAAGTCTGAAAAATGTCTCTTGGAAAAGCATTCTCTCATGTTACAAGAACTGGAATTTACTCTTGACACAATTTGAAGCTTTAACAAAAAAACATGTAAATTCTTCTGACTTGATAATAATTAAACAATCGATTCAGCCACCAAGAGCCACTGTGAACCATCAAAACTGAACGGAAAAAGTTCCACAACTATCTCCAGCGCACATTTTTCCACCATCCACTGGTCGTTGAAAATTTAACAACAAACAAAGATATTTCCAGCAGACTCTCGTCACCAAACCAGCACACACTCCACTACCACAATGGGCCTCACTCAAGATGGATTTCAGCATGACGACAAGGCAGAAGGactagaaaaactttttttttaactttgaaggaTCACAGGACAGCCGGAGGGCAGGTGTTGTGCCACAAAATTCCAAACACTGTCATCCACACTCCCATCCACCCCAAAAGAATCACTTTCCTGGATCCTGTGTGGTGGAGTCGACCCAATCACATCGCCCCCACACCCTGGCCCTCACGCCTTTCTCCCCAACACGCACCTCATCGGAGGACCCCCGTTAATCATCCTCAACCTGCCATCACTTGCAGACAGTTCCCAATTCAGCTCAGCATCGCCACCAAAGCCAGAGCACTTTCCGGGAAATAGGACGAAGGAGGGGGGAAAAGCATTAAACAAGGGAGGAGTTGGTGAAGACGGTGGAGCAGGCATTTTTTGTTTTCGAAAAAGGATTTCACAAGGgaacaaaaaaaatagttcaagatTTCACTGGACAAGTTTTACTCCTCTAACTGAACAATTAGCCGGAACCATAATGCACACACATTAACTGTTCGctgtattggaaaaaaaatctctctcccattttttctgctttttgaaGTTTTACTCCGAAGTTCTGATGCTTTTTAAATTCCACTCAACCTGGATTCTGCTTGTGTTACCAGGTAAACAGCCCTAAATCACTACCTAGAAAAAAGAACAACACCAACGTAAACACCACAAAAAATGTATACCTAGATGGAATGCACTATGGAAGCAAGTGACTTGAAGATGATAAGACAGCCAAATTTGCAGATAAGTGAGTCCTGAGACATCCATATTTAACCAGACTCAGTCTGggattacagaaagaattttTCCATCTACCAAAGTGATCATCTGAATAACTTTCAATGCTAATTAAGGTGTATGGAACATATTACAGCATGTACATTAAGGAGAGACAACTCACTGCTGAAACATAACATTAACCACTAATGAACcagtatgaaaaattgaaaaataaaaaggaaacaatGAAAGCAGAGGAAAGAAGTGCAATCATGCATGAGCATTCCAGTCAGTTTCAATCCAAGAATTTCCAAAGAAAAGATACTACCAGTGGCAAAGACTATATTTTAAAACCAACTAAAAACACCAAATGATCACTAGATGTCAGGCCAATGAAATGAGGCAAGAACTTTCAAGGTTGAGCAattcttttatgaaatttttaaggaCTAGACTGACTACAGAGGTACGCCAAACAATGGTTGCAATGTAATCCAAAGGTAGTATCCAAAAGTGTAAAAAACAGCTTTCCTCCTAAAAGCAGGGTACAGGAAACTAAGCCCAAAAATGCTTTTTctgataaacaaatcataattagatCTACATCAGAAAAAACACAGTCTTGAGTAATTCTTTTCATATGTATTTCATGCTAGCAAGTCTCAAGACTTAGGAGGACACCAAGTTCAAACACCTCATCACAGAATCTATAGCTTATTGACTCATGGGAAAATCTCCCTAAGAACTGACTACCCTGATATAACTAGCAAGGAAACGATCCAGGATCATAAATCAAAGCAGTCAGACACATGCTAATGAAGGCACTAttccaaatattataaaaattacctaTTAAGAACAGAATCGTACTAAACTGAACTTACCTCTAAAACCCACAAGAAACTAAGTAATCCCCTAGCTTTTCCACTACAGATGCAGCCTGCTGTGGCTGGATGGGATCCTCATAAAGGGACACCACAACAGCTGAAACACATGGCACAATAAATGAATATTAGAAACACAAGTTTTACACTAAATTTAAGCACAAAAATCAAACAATCACACCAAATAAATGATACTTCATCACCTTCCtggtacataaataaaaaaactgaattttcatCATTAGGTGGATACTAAACCAATTCTCATTATAGATATGGCTATCATCATCAAAACTTGCTGCAAGCAAAGTAGAACATTTTACTGACTAGTAATGACTATAAAACATTGCGTAAGAGCTGATAGGGGTACAATTGAAATTAACAGCCAACCAACACAAACTTGGATAATTATATTAGATAGTAGAAcattaatgtagaaaaaaattgagagtatacataaaagtttcaaaaaatttaacaccACCAAAGTACTAACTACACAAAAATAATGACACCCACAAAAAGTTCCAAATTTCAAATAACCGTCAAGTGAAACTAACCTTGTTGTGTTTTCATGCAGTGAACTCCAACTTTCCCAAGTTTGGCCCGCACCACTCGATCTGTGCCAGAGAGGTAAATGTATCTAGTGCCCGACAACGTCACTCCAGATGATGTTAGAAGATCCTGCTTCTCAAACCCTTGAACTAGCTTCGTCAACTCCTCTTTCCCCaactgcaaaataaaatttcacttgtCAATACAGGCAACTGAGACAAAAAGTACCAGTACAGCTGCACCTCTTGTACAATGGACACAAAACATAACGGGACACAAACAAACATTATAATTTTACAGACCAGCAAAGTAAAGTGACAATGAAATGCAGATGATCACCGTGACCATGCCACTTACGTCATCTCTAACGTTGGCTATCAGCAAGTGAAAATGCACAATTCAGCAAGCAGACTAACCAACTTAAAAATTCTGAAGGTTTTGGGCAGTTAACTCATACAGACAAAACTTTACACCAGCAACAAACCAGTAAGCAGTCGGAGTAACTTTCCCAATGGAAAAccaattatttcaaaagtatcAATGGAACGCTTTCAACGCTATCACAAATTCCACAAAGGAACACTAAATAATCACAGATATTTCAAAACACAATAGCAGTGAGGTACATTTTAAGTATCAAGACCAGTGACGTATTTATTAAAAAGGTTATCAATTTGCCTTCTATAAAAATTGTAATGTATGAAAAATGTTCTATGTAATATCCAGCCTTTTCCAGGTGTGCCGATGAATGAGTATtaaagaagagaattcattag
Encoded here:
- the LOC124168489 gene encoding profilin, whose product is MSWQDYVDKQLLASKCVTKAAIAGLDGNVWAKSEGFELGKEELTKLVQGFEKQDLLTSSGVTLSGTRYIYLSGTDRVVRAKLGKVGVHCMKTQQAVVVSLYEDPIQPQQAASVVEKLGDYLVSCGF